One part of the Gossypium raimondii isolate GPD5lz chromosome 1, ASM2569854v1, whole genome shotgun sequence genome encodes these proteins:
- the LOC105785561 gene encoding uncharacterized protein LOC105785561 isoform X2 — translation MGCCLKVFLQIVMYGKSLQQEGVAGNLHYNRSGASKKGTGGGLNLTNGTQDEIQDPSVHPWRGLTTTRDDSLTLLDCYLCPKSFKGLQNVFYSARARERERELLYPGACGGGGWGWISQGIASYGTGHGTRETCALHTARLSCDTLVDFWSALGEETRESLLRMKEEDFIERLIYRCVYGSSLRLNVFHFLYCSAGKRYEVR, via the exons ATGGGCTGTTGCTTGAAGGTTTTTTTGCAAATTGTCATGTATGGAAAATCCTTGCAGCAGGAGGGAGTAGCTGGTAACCTTCATTACAACAGGTCAGGAGCCTCAAAAAAGGGAACTGGTGGCGGATTGAATTTGACAAATGGGACACAAGATGAAATTCAAGATCCATCTGTCCATCCTTGGAGAGGTTTGACAACGACTCGCGATGATTCACTGACACTTCTTGACTGCTATTTGTGCCCAAAGTCATTTAAGGGTCTACAAAAC GTGTTTTATAGTGCACGTGCAAGGGAGAGGGAGCGTGAATTGCTTTATCCTGGTGCTTGTGGTGGGGGAGGTTGGGGTTGGATAAGCCAAGGAATTGCTAGTTATGGAACAGGACATGGAACAAGAGAAACATGTGCACTGCACACTGCCAGGCTTTCTTGTGACACCTTGGTGGATTTTTGGTCAGCTCTTGGAGAAGAAACTCGGGAATCTCTTTTAAGAATGAAGGAAGAAGATTTTATTGAGAGGCTTATTTACAGGTGTGTTTATGGCTCTTCTTTACGGTTGAATGTGTTTCATTTTCTATATTGTTCAGCTGGCAAACGGTATGAAGTCAGATGA
- the LOC105785561 gene encoding uncharacterized protein LOC105785561 isoform X1, with protein MSNIVMPHLGFGLSKMTLLATIISKSSGVSCQCKLSRSSLELINKNSLSEVSRTFTTPDVMGCCLKVFLQIVMYGKSLQQEGVAGNLHYNRSGASKKGTGGGLNLTNGTQDEIQDPSVHPWRGLTTTRDDSLTLLDCYLCPKSFKGLQNVFYSARARERERELLYPGACGGGGWGWISQGIASYGTGHGTRETCALHTARLSCDTLVDFWSALGEETRESLLRMKEEDFIERLIYRCVYGSSLRLNVFHFLYCSAGKRYEVR; from the exons ATGAGCAATATAGTAATGCCTCATTTGGGTTTTGGTCTAAGCAAAATGACGTTGTTAGCTACAATAATCTCCAAAAG TTCTGGAGTGAGCTGTCAATGCAAGCTCAGCAGAAGCTCCTTagaattgataaacaaaaactCTTTGAGCGAGGTCTCAAGAACATTTACTACTCCAGATGTAATGGGCTGTTGCTTGAAGGTTTTTTTGCAAATTGTCATGTATGGAAAATCCTTGCAGCAGGAGGGAGTAGCTGGTAACCTTCATTACAACAGGTCAGGAGCCTCAAAAAAGGGAACTGGTGGCGGATTGAATTTGACAAATGGGACACAAGATGAAATTCAAGATCCATCTGTCCATCCTTGGAGAGGTTTGACAACGACTCGCGATGATTCACTGACACTTCTTGACTGCTATTTGTGCCCAAAGTCATTTAAGGGTCTACAAAAC GTGTTTTATAGTGCACGTGCAAGGGAGAGGGAGCGTGAATTGCTTTATCCTGGTGCTTGTGGTGGGGGAGGTTGGGGTTGGATAAGCCAAGGAATTGCTAGTTATGGAACAGGACATGGAACAAGAGAAACATGTGCACTGCACACTGCCAGGCTTTCTTGTGACACCTTGGTGGATTTTTGGTCAGCTCTTGGAGAAGAAACTCGGGAATCTCTTTTAAGAATGAAGGAAGAAGATTTTATTGAGAGGCTTATTTACAGGTGTGTTTATGGCTCTTCTTTACGGTTGAATGTGTTTCATTTTCTATATTGTTCAGCTGGCAAACGGTATGAAGTCAGATGA